In Prunus dulcis chromosome 2, ALMONDv2, whole genome shotgun sequence, a single genomic region encodes these proteins:
- the LOC117617526 gene encoding LOB domain-containing protein 15 codes for MSREREISDEIGKTIKRETDASSHHRMGRRHMLGPPGTLNTITPCAACKLLRRRCAQECPFSPYFSPHEPQKFASVHKVFGASNVSKMLMEVPESQRADAANSLVYEANVRLRDPVYGCMGAISALQQQVQSLQAELNAVRGEILKYKYREANLLPSNPHHMALFSTSGAVSIASLPQTPQPPPPPPPPPPLPPTSSSSSMYTNQPSTADYSTLSSENVSFFG; via the exons ATGTCCAGAGAAAG GGAGATATCTGATGAGATAGGCAAGACGATTAAGAGAGAAACTGATGCTTCTTCTCATCATCGAATGGGAAGAAGACACATGTTGGGCCCTCCCGGAACCCTGAACACCATCACCCCTTGTGCTGCCTGTAAGCTCCTCAGACGAAGATGTGCTCAGGAATGCCCCTTTTCTCCTTACTTCTCTCCCCACGAACCCCAAAAGTTCGCCTCCGTCCACAAGGTCTTTGGTGCCAGCAACGTCTCCAAGATGCTCATG gAGGTGCCGGAGAGTCAACGAGCAGATGCTGCAAATAGTCTTGTTTATGAAGCAAATGTGAGGCTAAGAGATCCAGTTTATGGATGCATGGGTGCGATTTCAGCTTTGCAACAACAGGTTCAATCTTTACAAGCTGAGCTCAATGCAGTTAGGGGTGAGATACttaaatacaaatataggGAAGCGAATCTCCTTCCTTCTAATCCTCATCATATGGCTTTGTTCTCTACTTCGGGGGCTGTTTCGATTGCTTCCCTGCCGCAGACCCCACAGCCGCCTCCCCCGCCACCTCCGCCTCCACCTCTACCTCCtacctcctcctcttcttctatGTACACTAATCAACCAAGCACCGCGGACTATAGCACCCTTTCAAGTGAA
- the LOC117617527 gene encoding putative protein TPRXL codes for MVVDNKYLSSKLVSKEEASMANASCRVYYGEAAGAIPFMWESQPGTPKHPSSQSSLPPLTPPPSYSTTQPNSKRTHKITSKSKFLDTIFPRLRSSRKMLKPPNSMSPPSLSSASSSSSSWSSSSSSSSSSNYSSSSASSLRNKGARKFYHKYEEDYDEHDHHESKSGSPTSTLCFGGKCRDANMNGIRGCYSMKNIRFGFLSIVNHESGRVTNNNA; via the coding sequence ATGGTGGTTGACAACAAGTACTTGTCCTCGAAGCTTGTCTCCAAGGAAGAAGCCTCCATGGCCAACGCTTCTTGCAGAGTCTACTACGGAGAAGCAGCAGGTGCAATTCCATTCATGTGGGAGTCTCAGCCAGGTACACCCAAGCACCCTTCTTCACagtcttctcttcctcctctcacACCCCCACCTTCCTATTCCACCACCCAACCAAACTCTAAACGCACCCACAAAATCACCTCCAAATCAAAGTTTCTGGACACCATTTTTCCCAGGCTGAGGTCTTCGAGGAAAATGCTCAAGCCACCCAATTCCATGTCACCACCATCACTGTCCTCCGCAtcctcatcatcctcatcatggtcgtcatcatcatcatcatcatcatcatcaaactACTCATCTTCCTCAGCATCAAGTTTGAGAAACAAAGGGGCCCGCAAATTTTATCACAAGTATGAGGAAGATTATGATGAGCATGATCATCATGAATCAAAATCTGGATCACCTACTTCAACTTTATGTTTTGGTGGGAAATGCAGAGATGCAAATATGAATGGGATCCGAGGCTGCTATTCAATGAAGAACATAAGATTTGGGTTCTTGTCCATTGTTAATCATGAATCTGGCCGAGTTACTAATAATAATGCTTAG